aattTGTTGATGAATTCATGTAAACATTAAACCGACGCCTCAAAGAAAACTGATGGGATCAACAAGTCCCATGCTGACGCTCGTCATCACCTGTCTGTTGTGAAGTTGTCTGTCCACATAGATTTGTCCCTCGGTGATGTAACCAGTCAGGTCGGGAATCGGATGAGTGATATCTGAGAGACAGGAGAacacgctgtgacatcaccacTGCTCATCATCACTCATTAACATAACGAGCTCATGGTTAGGTGCGTACCGTCATTAGGCATGGTGAGGATGGGGATCTGTGTGATGGAGCCGTTACGTCCTTCGACTCGGCCAGCTCGCTCGTAGATGGTGGCCAAATCGGTGTACATGTAACCAGGGAAACCTCGCCGGCCCGGCACCTCCTCTCTGGCTGCAGACACCTGAGTGGCACACGGTGAGGTCAGTGAACGCCACGGTTTATTCACAGTTTCCTGTCGTCATGTCAGAACAAATGCAGTGAAACTGTGGCCGACCTCTCGCAGAGCCTCGGCGTAGGAGCTCATGTCAGTGAGGATGACGAGGACGTGCTTCTCACACTGATAGGCCAGATACTCTGCTGATGTCAGCGCTAAGCGCGGCGTGATGATTCGCTCGATGCTGCGATAAAGAAGGAAGTTTAACGTCTTTCTGTCATTTTGAGGCTTTTTCAGGATGTCACGCTTAATGTCTGCTGACGGGAACACCACAgtgtatgttttaattaaacaattaaacatgccaactttaatgactttaatgaaTTTAAGGTCGGGCGTACGTCGGGTCGTTGGCCAGGTTGAGGAACAAACAGACGTTGTCCATGGAACCGTTCTCCTCAAAGTCAGACTTAAAGAACCTCGCTGTCTCCATGTTCACCTGGAGGAAGGACAGAAGAACAGGGAGCAGAACGCTGTTAGGTCTGTAACTGtggctgcctgtctgtccaTGATAATCTGAAGTTCTCACCCCCATGGCTGCGAACACGATGGCGAAGTTGTCCTCGCTGTAGTCCATCACGTCCTTGGACTTCTTCACCAAACCGGCCTGTCGACAGATCTGAGCCGCGATCTGAAGAGAGACGGAGACGAAGAGttctgatgttttcttctgAAATCCTGCTTTCATTTGAACACAGGGCGGCGTGAACACTTTCACTTACAGGAAATCTGAAAAAAGCTTTTCGTGGTAATTAAATCTAGCAAATTAAAGAGAAGTCAGACAGTTAATTAATGAAATCAGCCCTGAGGACTCAGCACACAGAACATGTCAAGTTCCCTTCCACACacggacagtgtgtgtgtgcacgtgcacctgtgtgttacatgtattacatgttacatgtgtacatgtaccTCATTGTGTGGCAGCCCTGCGGCAGAGAAGATCGGTATTTTCTGCCCCCTGGCGATGCTGTTCATGCCGTCGATGGCAGATATGCCGGTCTGGATCATCTCCTCGGGGTAGATCCGACACTGAGGGTTTATAGGCTGACCTGAAGACAATGATCGAAAACATGATCACCTCTGCTCTGCTACTACTGGAGCTCATTTACAGCGAGGGTTCAAactttatgtttcatgtttcaagaAATGTACCCATGATGTCCAAGAAGTCCTCAGCCAGCACGGCCGGTCCTCTGTCGATGGGTTTACCAGATCCGTTAAACACAcgacctgcaaacacacacacacacacacacattcagttttgtgttgtcatcactgtcactgttttcGTGTTTTGTCTCGTACCCAACATGTCCTCAGAGACCGGCGTCCGTAAGATGTCTCCTGTGAACTCGCAGCTGGTCTTCTTGGCATCGATACCTGAAGTCCCTTCAAACACCTGCAGGGGGCAGAGTGAGTCAATCTTTCAGTAACAAACCTCTGAAGCTGAAGAGCCTTTCTAAATGTTACAGGAAACCAGCAGCTCATATTCTGAATTCAGAGTTTCCGGGGTCAGTTATGTGGAGCAGTTTTCACGTTAGTCCTTCCATGAATTGGCGACTTTGGAGTACCTGGACCACGGCTTTGGAGCCGGTGACCTCCAGCACCTGGCCGCTCCTCTTGGTACCATCGGGCAGCGTGAGATGGACGATCTCTGCATACCTGGGAAACTGAACACAAGCATCGCTTAGCAACCATCTGGAACCAGGTGACCCGATCACCTGATAAGAGATCTGTTCTTACCTTCACCTGATCCAGAATCACCAGCGGACCGTTGACTCCGGACACTGTTTTGTAGGCTGAGGACGCAAAGACAGGAAGAGACGTGACATGAGCGAACCAATGAAGTGAGAGCGGATTCATGAACGAAGGATTTCTGAACCACCCCACAGATGGAAACTGTCTGTGACGCTCCATCATcgaaaatgtcagaaaatcaaaaaaagatCAAACCACAAAACTTCACAAGAGCCCGAAAGAGGGTGTCAAGACCACCGAAGACCAAGACCAGGTCAGGACCAAGACCAGAACAGGTCTCAGAACAGAGACAGTCTCGGAgacttgtccaggttttagacggtctgcgaCAGTCTCTGAGACTTGTTTAagttttagacggtctgcgaCAGTCTCGGAgacttgtccaggttttagacggtctgcgacagtctctgagacttgtttaggttttagacggtctgcgaCAGTCTCGGAgacttgtccaggttttagacggtctgcgaCAGTCTCGGAGActtgtccaggtttttagacggtctgcgACAGTCTCGGAGACTGTGTCCGGTTTTAGAGACGTCTGCGACAGTCTCGGAgacttgtccaggttttagacggtctgcgaCAGTCTCGGAgacttgtccaggttttagacggtctgcgaCAGTCTCGGAGACTTCAGTTTTAGACGGTCCTGCGACAGTCTCGGagatgtccaggttttagacgtccCTGCGACAGTCGCGGAgacttgtccaggttttagacggtctgcgaCAGTCTCGGAGACTTGTTtaggttttagacggtctgcgaCAGTCTCGGAgacttgtccaggttttagacggtctgcgaCAGTCTCGGAGACTGTCCAGTTTTAGACGTCTGCAACAGTCTCGCGGAGACCTTGTCAGGTTTAGACGGTCTGACAGTCTCGGAGACTGTCCAGGTTTAGACGGTATGTCAGTTAaatctcatttttcattttctgacattttgctaataaacaaacagacaattAATTTCTAATGGTCTGGTTTGCTTGTCCTCATGTctctcatgtcctcatgtcctcatgcTGCAGGACTCCTGCCTGCGCTCACGCACTTGGCATGCCGGACTCACTGAGGCGCGGCTGGGAGATATAGTCCCGCTTCACGGCCATCACGTGCTCCCCGGGAGGCGGCGGTGGCGGCCGGAGCGGCGGGCCGTCGGTTTGTTCCCGCTGGACGGCCGAGGAGAGCTCACTCATGGGCCCCGTTCATCATCCCTCTGAGCGCCTTCATCGCCATGTTCGCAGCCGCAGCACATCCGAGTCGTGACTCGAAGCTCGGCGCATGCGCAGACAGGAGCCGCATCATGAGGGATGCTGAGGCTGTAAAATCTGACAGACACTGAACGCAACGGCGGGGACAGCATGACGTCACAGCTGATTGTAACGTGACGTTTATACGTCAAACCACACAGGTATATACACctgtttctgctttgtgttttattaaaatttatttatttgatttagtCTGAAGCAGGTGATCCCGGTGTAACAACACTCGTCccggtttttagacagtctgcggggacgccagagacgacgtccaggttttagacaacaGGAAAAAAGACGGCTGAGTCGAGATACGTCCACAGACTGTTTACGTCGGGACCCAGGTTCTAAGTCTCcagagacagtctgcggggattACCGGATAGCCATTACAGCGCTGAAGTAGGAGGAACACTTCCAGGCTTTAGACAGTCGCTGGGCGGGGACGTCCACGGagacctacgtccaggttttagacagtctgcggggacgcacggagactacgtccaggttttagacagtctgcggggacgtccggagactacgtccaggtttagacgtctgcggggacggctcggagactacttccaggttttagacagtccggcgggacgtcacggagactacgtccaggttagacagtctgagggacgggcacggagactacgtccagttcTGGAAAATAGACAGTCTTGCGGGACGTctacggagactacgtccaggttttagacagtctgcgagggacgtcacggagacgacgtccattttagacagtctgcggggacgtcacggagactacgtccaggtttttagacagtcctgcgggacGTCTCTCAGAAGACGatcgtccaggtttagacagtctcgggggacgtctcggagacacgctccaggtttttagacagtctgtcggAACGTCATGgagacaacgtccaggttttagacagtcgtgcggggaggacgtcacagagcacgtccaggttttagaccgtctgctcggggacgtcacagagacacgtccaggttttaggacagtctgcgggggacgtcacagagactaacgtccagggtttttaacagtctgcggtggtttgtctgttctgggctcaAAAACGATAATTATTACCTATTTCACTGAGTATAAATTACGTAAAGAAATCGGACGACCGACCTTTAAAGTGAATAAACCAGAGATGACTTCTTTTAAATCTTGCTTTAATCTCTGCAGAGTCATGGGGAACGTCGGTCCCGCAGACCTGAAGTCCACCGgtacaaatgtaaacacaaaagccattaaaaccattaaaaccaCTCAAAGCATTCAAAGCATTCAAGCAGCACGACCACACAAACAAAGGTCCAGTGAACGCTTGTGGGTGGGAAGCCGGGTGAGAGACACGTCCTTTGTCAATGTGGCCACCGGCTCATTGAGTTCACCGGTGTGGGTCAGCAGTCGCCCTGCGTCCGTTCCTTTCCCCGGCTGTTGCCGATTTTCTTTAAGTGTCGCCCGAGTCAGAGAGGAGACTGGGTTGAGTCTGTAAGAGCTGTGAAGACCAAAgcctggaaacagaaacaagcAACTCATCAATAATCAACAGATCGATCAATAATCACACTCTGTATGCAGAGAAGGAGATCAAGTCTGAAGTTAGGagaaaaattaaattataaaaagtttaaattaaaaacagacagagcgTCGAATCAACTGACTCGAGGTTCCAGTGAAGGCACGTTTACTTTAAGATGACAGAATGAAACTCAATCTACCGtctgctgacccacactgacctgtgatcagctgaacgtgTCCTCGTCATTCGACGTCTTTTCTCACTATGTAACCTTTGGGCTCCGGTCGTGCGatgaagtacgtaacgcttgTACGCAATAAGTTCACaaagcagcaactatttcatgcattctggtgaaactggatatattttatggaggaaatggttttctgtttcctctgatGTCTCCGGTGCTCCGCCCTCACAAATCTCTGTGATTtaacagagtttatgatggacatgaagtaaactgctgacagctgtgagctgctgtagctcatgttcGCTCAGTACTGTTAGCTGGTTAGCTcatatgttagctcagtctgttgctgctgttagctcattttagctcagtctgttagctcctgttagctcagtacTGTCCTAGCTGCTGTTAGGCTCAGTCTGTTAGGCTGGTTAGCTCATGGTAGctcgtttgttagctgctgttagctcatggtagctcagtctgtttagctgctgtctGCCTCATGTTAGACTCCGTCTGTTATATCgcctgttagctcatgttagctcagtctgttatgctcctgttagctcatttagctcagtctgttagctgctgttagctcagttcgcCTCAGTTTAGTTAGCTGccttgttagctcatgttgctgcagtcctgtagctgctgtttgctcagtTCGCAGCCAAGCTGatgaactgagtgtttgtaccaacaggcgttatggactaccaggaagaagaagaggaggtaaccaggctcagcagcttctatggacatgatggcagaggagcagagagtgaagaggacgctgacggaggaagctaagaagagaaaaggagagagtgagcgagcaagaagccgccggacaagagtaaatgtgggactgacttttagtggttggtgagagcttggtgaaataaaaggctgaaagacagacgccgagctgggctgactgctgctggactaggcagtgagatcagctgctgctgggtctgggtctgggtctggttctggttctgggctgactgctgctggactagtcactgatatcagctgctgaTTACAAATATTAGATCTGTAGATACAGAGTCTCGATCCAAATactttgaataattaaaaacattccGGATCCGTAAAACACGTTGTCTCATGACGTCTTCAGACAGATGAACAGCGTGTTCAGGGTGATGTCTCTGTTGGACTAGTAGTTGTCGTATGTGTCGACTCTGTGGGCGAATCTGTGAGATCTCATTGGACGGCCGGCCCACTCCTCGTCATGTCCATCACGCATGCCGTTGGACTCGTTGGTCCAGCGTACGGAGTAgcgtgggagaggaggaggaggaggaggagctctcCTCCTGTCCTCGTGCCGGCGGGAGGATGGACTCCAGTCCCGCTCTGCTGGACGATATCTGGACCTGCTGTCCTCTGAGTGGGAGGGTCTCCTCCAATGGGCGTCAGCATGAGGTGGGGTCCATCTGTACGGGTGGTGGTCCTGGTGGAGAGGGGCTCTCATAGGTGGAGGATGTTGTAATGGAGGACTGGGAAGGAGGCCGTGGTGATACGAGCGGTGATTCGTTCTTCTTGGTGGAGAAGATCTGAAACAGAACCAACCGAGAACGTTGGAACAACTTAGACAGAACATGCTAACAGTTaggacatagtctctgtgacgtccccgcagactgtctaaaacctggacgtcgtctctgtcacgtccccgcagactgtctaaaacctggacgtcgtctctgtcacgtccccgcagactgtctaaaacctggacgtagtctctgtgacggtGGCCCTCACACCTCGTGTTGATGCATTTGGAGATGGACGTCACAGGAAGTCAGGGGTCATGTCTTTGCTCCTCCTCACCTGTGGTTCCTGGAGTCATTGTAGTGAGGTCGTCTGTCCTCCCGTCTGTCCTCCCGTCTGTCGGAGTCTGACGGACGACGTGCAGCGTGTCCTCTCTTTGGCTCCTGTCCGGCGTCCTCCATCCCGTCGTTactgtttagaaaaaaacaaaggtcaCAGACGGTCCAGTCAAACTTTGGGCTGATGGATGTTCAGACGACTCGTGAAGAGCTCTGCAGCTTTTCTTCGATGACTTCGTAGTTtctggattttttatttatggatGCTTATTCCTGACTGACGCTTGATATGATGACACACATGAatatagtgtgtttgtgtgttatgaCTGTGAGAAGGAGTGCAGGTTCTGGTGAAGGTCCAGTCCCTTTCACCTGTGATGTAGCAGGTAACCATAGAAACACTGCATCACCTCCTCTTTGGCCCACGCTGCAGGTCATCCAGGTAGTTCTCTCGCTCGATGGCGTGTCCCCGCGACGAGTTGAACACTGAGAACAGAAGAAGATTTAAAGATCATCCACAAACGAAGCCAACGCGTCCAAACGAGAGGCTGCAGTGACGTCAGTACTCACGCTCCACGGCCTCTTTGGGATCCATCCCGTCCACGTCTATCAGATACCTGCAGGAGGACACACCTGTTacaacactgtccacacaccGACTGTTCAAAGTGCGAGCTTCACGCGGCACACACCTGCAGATCAGGTAGCCGGTGCGGTTCAGACCATGGGTGCAGTGAACGCCGATCAGCTTATCTGTGAACGAGACGTGAACAGCTGATTCACACGTTACGACTGAAGAAACGATCCACGCGTCCGCGAGCAGACGAATCCGTTTCACTCACACTAACGTTTCTCACCGTTGTCGACGTTGTCTCGTAGAAACCGGCGTACGGCGCGCTTGAAGCTCAGGATGGTGTCGTCACTGGGAACCGCGTGACCGGCCGTGAAGATCTTCACGAACAGCAGCGACTCCGGTAcgtcctgaacacacacacacacacacacacacatacacacacacacacacgttttcatgtttgtctttgttactgactgaatgtgtgtgtgtgtgtgtgtgtgtgtgtgtgttggctcacCTGGACTTCGTAGTAGCGTGAGGTGAAGGTCAGGTCGATGATCAGACCGAGCTCTTGCTTCTCTCTGTTCAGAGCGTCCAGCAGCTCCCACGGCCCGAAGACATCTGAGCGCGAGAGCTGACGGTTCAAAGActaagaagacacacacacacacacacacacacacacacacacacacacagtctcatcAGCAGCCACAACGCCACGGTAACAAGACGGCGCTTCAATCACATGATCAGACCTGCACACCTGTTTGAGCGGCACCTTGAAGGCCACGAACCGAGTCCCAGGAAGTCTTTTCCCCACAGCTCTGTAATCCAGCCACCTGTAAGAAGACAgacaccacagactgtctaaacctggacatagtctctgtgacgtccccgcagactgtctaaaacctggacgtagtctctgagacgtccccgcagactgtctaaacctggacgtagtctccgggacgtccccgcagactgtctaaaacctggacgtagtctccgtgacgtccccgcagactgtctaaaacctggacgtagtctccgtgacgtccccgcagactgtctaaaacctggacgtagtctccgtgacgtccccgcagactgtctaaaacctggacgtagtctccgtgacgtccccgcagactgtctaaaacctggacgtagtctccgtgacgtccccgcagactgtctaaaacctggacgtagtctccgtgacgtccccgcagactgtctaaaacctggacgtagtctccgtgacgtccccgcagactgtctaaaacctggacgtagtctccgtgacgtccccgcagactgtctaaaacctggacgtagtctccgtgacgtccccgcagactgtctaaaacctggacgtagtctccgtgacgtccccgcagactgtctaaaacctggacgtagtctccgtgacgtccccgcagactgtctaaaacctggacgtagtctccgtgacgtccccgcagactgtctaaaacctggacgtagtctccgtgacgtccccgcagactgtctaaaacctggacgtagtctccgtgacgtccccgcagactgtctaaaacctggacgtagtctctgtgacgtccccgcagactgtctaaaacctggacgtagtctccgtgacgtcctgaACGTTGCTCACCTGTCCGGTACTCCGTTCCTCGCGCCGTGTCGGGACATGTCTCACGCTGGTCGGTACCACGTGTTTGTTCGGTTCGGTCCGGTCGGTCCGGTGTGTTTTCAGGTCCCGGTTTCACTCAGAACCTTCACGAACCTTCTAACAACGTTTaatcaacaaacagcagctgcaggcgCGTCACGATGACGTCAGGGCATGCCGGGGTGTCGACGTCACATGGCTGCGACCCGGTGGAGGGTTGTTGATATAAAATCAGCTGATCGAAAAGTTTGTGAAGAGtaactaaagtaactaaagtaactaaaataactaaagtaactaaagtaagtcaagtaactaaagtaagtcaagtaactaaagtaactaaagtaactaaagGATCTAAAGTAAGTCaagtaactaaagtaactaaagtaagtcaagtaactaaagtaactaaaggatctaaagtaactaaagtaactaaagtatctaaagtaactaaaataactaaaataactaaagtaactaaagtaactaaaataactaaagtaactaaagtaagtcaagtaactaaagtaactaaagtaagTCAAGTAACTAAAGgatctaaagtaactaaagtatCTAAAGgatctaaagtaactaaagtatctaaagtaactaaagtaagTCAAGTAAGTAAAGTAACTAAGGTAACTCaagtaactaaagtaactaaagtagtGTACAGAATCACTTGAATTCGTCAGATGTGAACGCACGAGGACATCAAACATGTTTAgatacacagacataaacaagaacaatatgtatatacagtatgtgtgtgtatgtgtgtgcgtatatgtgtgtgtgtgtatatgtgtgtgtatacatgtctgtgtatatgtgtatatacatgtgtataaatatgtgtatatacatgtgtgtgtgtatatgtgtatatgtgtgtatatacatgtgtgtgtatatgtgtatatatgtgtgtgtgtgtgtgtgtgtgtgtgtgtgtgtgtatgtgtatgtatatatgtgtgtgtatatatatgtgtgtgtgtgtgtgtgtgtgtgtgtgcgtgtgtatatatgtgtgtgtgtatgtgtatgtatatatgtgtgtgtgtgtgtgtgtgtgtgtgtgtgtatgtgtatgtatatatgtgtgtatatatatgtgtgtgtgtgtgtgtgtgtgtgtgtgcgtgtgtatatatatatatctgtgtgtacacacgaggataaaacatgttttacattgAATGTGATGAAATGGTGCGATGGAGCATcgtgatgatatttacatgaatcatttataatttacagatattatattatagagGGTGTATGTATATACTGATGTGTTGGTGTGCAGAGCTCTCTGACATGCAGTCCTCTGTGTCCTGTACATGTGCAGCATTGACATTAAAGCTGACttgactttatttttctctcgttgtgttcatttattgtgtatttttaatatgtatataataaatattgttaTCAAATGATGGAATTcgttcattttttattaaagaagtacttttactgcagtatttccaGTATTTAGTTACTTTATACTCTGACTCCACGTTCCGCACGTTTATGATCAGTTTCTTCACAGACAGTAAAACTCTGAGGACACATGAACGCATCAGTacgaataaaaacacacaaacacttctggTACTTGaagtacatttagctgataatacttGCAGGACTTCTGGTACATAAAGTACTTTACAGCATGTCAGTCAGCGTGTGTCATACTCTGAcaggtttgattgacagctcgtGGAAACTTACTGATGACTGTTGTTGTTCCTGTAAGCTGTGATTagtcactcttcttcttcttctgtttatttctgctctctAAAGgtcatttcataataaaacatttatttttatgtttttatgaactGCTCAGGTCGGGTTCGTCCTGGACTTCACTGCTCGTCTGAGGCGGCTCGGGGAAAAACTGCGTTGTGTTTGTGGAAACAGTTTTTATGGTGTGCAGTCGAGCGTTGACTCAGCTGTTAAACTCACCTGTGAAGACGTGCAGAGAGGTCCACAGTGTGATTTCCCAGGACAGGGAAGAAGCTGAAAGACAACGTTACGTAACTCTGTGAACAAACATGTGATCCTACCTGTGAGAGCCTGATGTGGAAACTCCATATATGGTCAGACAGGTGTGAGTGGAGGTGTGTCTACAAGTTAAATAGTTTGCAGTGGAGTGTAGACACAGAGTCTGttagagacagcagcagcagcagaagaagaagcacgaTGCTGCAGTGGAGAGGACTGAGGGATCACAGGGGGGAGTGTAACAGGGCAGTGTTGGTGTCTGTGGGGGAGTTTGACCCCGGGGTGAGGCTGGAGAGGAGGCCTGGAGCCAACAAGGACACCAAGAGTCTCCACCACACCCTCAGCAAACTGGGCTTCAAGGTGGACATCCACTCCGACCTCAGCGGGGACGAAATCTATGAGCTGTTTGAGAAaggtagcacacacacactcacacacagacacacagacacacacagacacacactcacacacagacacacacagacacacacactcacacacagacacacagacacacactcacacacagacacacacagacacacactcacacacagacacagtcgGTTTGTGTGgatatgaaaatgtttgttgaCTGACAGGAGCGTAGATCAAGTTCCTCTGAGGGCCCACTAGAACCTCCTGAAAGATTACGAGGACCTCTTTTAGAACCAGTAGAACctcaaaaagatgaaaagaaccCTCTGCAGAAGCTCTGGAACCTCCTTAGTCACAACTCAAACCTCCTAAACGACTCCCAGAACCTCTTCAAAGACCTCTAGAACGTTCTTTGGGTTCTCAGAGAAATGTACTGAAGCTAAAGTAAAACACTGAGTGTGTTCCTGAACCTTGACCCAGGTCCTTCACCCTGTCACTGTCTGTTATTGGTCCAGCTCTTTGTCTTCATATCACGAGACAGACTGCTTGTATGTTTAACACGAGGACAGAC
The Larimichthys crocea isolate SSNF chromosome VIII, L_crocea_2.0, whole genome shotgun sequence genome window above contains:
- the atp6v1b2 gene encoding LOW QUALITY PROTEIN: V-type proton ATPase subunit B, brain isoform (The sequence of the model RefSeq protein was modified relative to this genomic sequence to represent the inferred CDS: deleted 1 base in 1 codon); translated protein: MAMKALRGMMNGAMSELSSAVQREQTDGPPLRPPPPPPGEHVMAVKRDYISQPRLTYKTVSGVNGPLVILDQVKFPRYAEIVHLTLPDGTKRSGQVLEVTGSKAVVQVFEGTSGIDAKKTSCEFTGDILRTPVSEDMLGRVFNGSGKPIDRGPAVLAEDFLDIMGQPINPQCRIYPEEMIQTGISAIDGMNSIARGQKIPIFSAAGLPHNEIAAQICRQAGLVKKSKDVMDYSEDNFAIVFAAMGVNMETARFFKSDFEENGSMDNVCLFLNLANDPTIERIITPRLALTSAEYLAYQCEKHVLVILTDMSSYAEALREVSAAREEVPGRRGFPGYMYTDLATIYERAGRVEGRNGSITQIPILTMPNDDITHPIPDLTGYITEGQIYVDRQLHNRQIYPPINVLPSLSRLMKSAIGDGMTRRDHSDVSNQLYACYAIGKDVQAMKAVVGEEALTADDLLYLEFLTKFEKNFISQGAYENRSVFETLDVGWQLMRIFPKEMLKRIPQSTLAEFYPREAKH
- the dusp11 gene encoding RNA/RNP complex-1-interacting phosphatase translates to MSRHGARNGVPDRWLDYRAVGKRLPGTRFVAFKVPLKQSLNRQLSRSDVFGPWELLDALNREKQELGLIIDLTFTSRYYEVQDVPESLLFVKIFTAGHAVPSDDTILSFKRAVRRFLRDNVDNDKLIGVHCTHGLNRTGYLICRYLIDVDGMDPKEAVELFNSSRGHAIERENYLDDLQRGPKRSNDGMEDAGQEPKRGHAARRPSDSDRREDRREDRRPHYNDSRNHRSSPPRRTNHRSYHHGLLPSPPLQHPPPMRAPLHQDHHPYRWTPPHADAHWRRPSHSEDSRSRYRPAERDWSPSSRRHEDRRRAPPPPPPLPRYSVRWTNESNGMRDGHDEEWAGRPMRSHRFAHRVDTYDNY